One genomic window of Camelina sativa cultivar DH55 chromosome 5, Cs, whole genome shotgun sequence includes the following:
- the LOC104789096 gene encoding cation/H(+) antiporter 21-like, whose amino-acid sequence MVLETFANLALVYNVFLLGLGMDLRMIKIKDTKPVIIAIVGLVAALLAGTGFYYLPSNGDPDKILAGGIYWSIAFGCTNFPDLARILADLKLLRSDMGRTAMSAAIVTDVSTWILFVIGMASFSKAGARNEMMPYSLISITAFVLFCYFLIRPAVAWTFNNTVKGGHVDETHVWFILAGVILCSLMTELCGVQSITGAFLFGLSIPHDHIIRNMIEQKLHDYISGILMPLFYIICGLRADLGYMSEYVSVRTMALVISASFLVKILSTVVCSIFLRIPFRDGFAIGSLMNTKGTMALVILNAGRDTKALDVIMYTHMTLAFLVMSIVVQPLLTIFYRPKKKIVFYKNRTIQKHRGESELSVLTCVHMLPNVSGITNLLLLSNPTKRSPLNVVAIHLVELTGRTTASLLIMNDEAKPKANFSDRVRAESDQIAETFAALEVDNDGILVQTITAVSPYATMHEDISLLAEDKQVSFILMPYHKNMMSDGRLTEGNDVHAEINKNVLRHAPCSVGVLVDRGMMIFRSESFRGETTKKEVAMIFAGGRDDREALAFAWRIVGQEMAKLTVVRFLPNQEALVSAGTAGVEYGKEKHIDEECLYEFNFKTKNDPLVTYIEKVVKDGHDTIATIMEMEENNSYDLYIVGRGYKVETPVTAGLMDWSSFPDLGVIGDTLASSNFTMQASVLVVQQYSSANKQTAGNNNQEPVQGAPEATPFMEDEDDEEGDRYHIGMRK is encoded by the exons ATGGTTCTCGAGACATTTGCGAACTTAGCTCTCGTTTACAACGTTTTCCTCCTCGGTCTCGGCATGGACTTGAGGATGATAAAGATCAAAGATACCAAACCAGTGATCATAGCCATCGTTGGCCTCGTTGCGGCTTTACTTGCCGGTACTGGCTTTTACTACCTTCCCAGTAACGGAGACCCCGACAAGATCCTAGCAGGTGGTATTTACTGGTCGATTGCATTTGGCTGTACAAATTTCCCTGATCTTGCTAGGATTCTTGCGGATCTCAAGCTCTTGCGTTCGGATATGGGACGTACCGCGATGAGTGCAGCCATTGTTACTGATGTGAGCACTTGGATTCTCTTCGTTATTGGAATGGCGAGTTTTAGCAAAGCAG GTGCACGGAATGAAATGATGCCATACTCATTAATATCAATCACAGCTTTTGTCCTTTTCTGCTACTTCCTGATCCGTCCTGCAGTAGCTTGGACCTTCAACAACACCGTCAAAGGAGGCCACGTCGATGAAACTCATGTTTGGTTCATTCTAGCCGGTGTTATTCTCTGCAGCTTAATGACCGAACTATGTGGTGTCCAGTCAATTACCGGAGCTTTCTTGTTCGGTCTCTCGATCCCTCACGACCACATTATTCGAAACATGATCGAACAGAAGCTCCACGATTACATCTCCGGAATACTTATGCCTCTTTTCTACATCATTTGCGGTCTAAGAGCCGATCTTGGTTACATGTCCGAGTACGTGAGCGTCAGAACGATGGCTTTGGTGATTTCTGCCTCGTTTTTGGTGAAGATTTTGTCTACGGTTGTTTGCTCCATCTTCTTGCGTATACCTTTCCGTGATGGTTTTGCCATTGGTTCGCTTATGAATACCAAAGGAACCATGGCATTAGTCATTCTAAATGCAGGACGAGACACCAAGGCATTGGACGTAATTATGTACACTCATATGACGTTGGCGTTCCTAGTGATGTCAATAGTGGTGCAGCCACTACTAACCATTTTTTACagaccaaagaagaaaattgttTTCTACAAAAATCGAACCATTCAAAAACACAGAGGAGAGTCAGAGCTTTCAGTATTAACCTGCGTCCACATGCTCCCTAACGTCTCTGGCATAACCAATCTATTACTACTCTCTAACCCCACCAAGAGGTCTCCTCTTAACGTTGTTGCCATCCACCTAGTCGAGCTAACGGGTCGCACCACGGCTTCGTTGCTCATAATGAACGATGAAGCCAAACCTAAAGCTAACTTTTCGGACAGAGTCAGAGCGGAATCAGATCAGATCGCTGAGACGTTCGCAGCTTTGGAAGTGGACAACGACGGGATTCTGGTTCAGACCATCACCGCGGTCTCACCTTACGCGACGATGCACGAAGATATTAGTTTGTTGGCTGAGGATAAACAAGTCAGCTTCATTTTAATGCCTTACCATAAGAATATGATGTCAGACGGTCGGTTAACTGAAGGAAACGATGTCCACGCCGAAATCAACAAAAACGTTTTGCGCCATGCGCCTTGTTCGGTTGGGGTTTTGGTTGACCGTGGCATGATGATTTTCCGGTCTGAATCTTTCCGAGGCGAAACCACAAAGAAAGAAGTAGCGATGATATTCGCTGGAGGTCGGGACGACCGAGAGGCTCTGGCTTTCGCTTGGAGAATTGTGGGACAAGAAATGGCTAAACTCACGGTTGTGAGATTCCTCCCAAACCAAGAAGCTTTAGTCTCGGCCGGGACAGCCGGGGTTGAGTACGGCAAAGAGAAACACATTGACGAAGAGTGCCTTTACGAGTTTAACTTCAAGACAAAGAATGATCCGTTAGTGACTTATATAGAGAAAGTGGTTAAGGATGGCCACGATACGATCGCAACGATTATGGAAATGGAAGAGAACAATTCTTACGATCTTTACATTGTGGGAAGAGGGTATAAAGTAGAAACACCTGTGACCGCGGGATTAATGGATTGGAGTAGTTTTCCTGATTTAGGGGTTATAGGCGATACGTTAGCTTCATCAAACTTCACAATGCAAGCTTCGGTTCTTGTGGTTCAACAATACTCATCAGCCAATAAACAAACCGCAGGTAACAACAATCAAGAACCTGTTCAAGGTGCTCCTGAAGCTACACCTTTCATGGAAGACGAGGATGATGAAGAGGGAGATCGATATCATATCGGAATGCGCAaatga